From the Nodularia sp. NIES-3585 genome, one window contains:
- a CDS encoding NAD+ synthase, with protein sequence MKIAIAQLNPTIGDFAGNAQNILSAAQAAAAEGARLLLTPELSLCGYPPRDLLLNPSFVAAMGMTLKQLAQDLPPNLAVLVGTVSPNLKAHTTGGKSLFNSIALLADGKIQQIFHKRLLPTYDVFDENRYFESGLQASYFTLDNLDIGVTICEDLWNDEDFLGKRSYAVNPVADLAILRVDIIVNLSASPYSLGKQQYRESMLKHSAVRFAQPIIYTNQVGGNDDLIFDGRSFVLNRQGEIVCRANGFTTDLVIVEFDQAQRDLQLSSVAPAYISEEEEIWQALVLGVRDYAQKCGFSKVVLGLSGGIDSALVAAIASVALGKENVLGVLMPSPYSSSHSVSDALALAANLGIQTTTLKIGELMAGFDHTLADLFAGTEFGIAEENIQSRIRGNLLMAIANKFGYLLLSTGNKSEMAVGYCTLYGDMNGGLAVIADVPKTRVYSLCHWLNRDCEIIPQNILTKPPSAELKPGQVDQDSLPDYEILDDILQRLIHNHQSAAQIVAAGHDPVIVNRIIQMVARAEFKRRQAPPGLKITDRAFGTGWRMPIASNWAAVKNAYQTQTIPSPT encoded by the coding sequence ATGAAGATTGCCATCGCTCAACTAAATCCTACTATTGGTGATTTCGCCGGAAATGCTCAAAACATTCTATCAGCAGCACAAGCAGCAGCCGCTGAGGGTGCGCGTTTATTATTAACGCCAGAACTTTCTCTGTGTGGCTATCCTCCGAGAGATTTATTACTAAATCCCAGTTTTGTAGCGGCGATGGGGATGACATTAAAACAGCTAGCCCAAGATTTACCACCCAATTTAGCTGTGTTAGTAGGAACTGTTTCCCCAAATTTAAAAGCCCATACCACTGGCGGTAAAAGTTTATTTAATAGCATTGCTTTGTTAGCAGATGGCAAAATTCAGCAAATTTTTCATAAACGGCTTTTACCTACCTATGATGTATTTGATGAAAATCGTTATTTTGAATCAGGGCTACAAGCTAGTTATTTCACCCTAGATAATCTTGATATTGGTGTAACTATTTGCGAAGATTTATGGAACGATGAAGATTTTTTAGGTAAACGTAGTTATGCAGTAAATCCCGTTGCTGATTTAGCAATTTTACGTGTTGATATAATTGTGAATTTATCTGCCTCACCCTACAGTCTTGGTAAGCAGCAGTATCGAGAATCTATGCTTAAGCATAGCGCGGTACGTTTTGCACAACCGATAATTTATACTAATCAAGTCGGGGGCAATGACGATTTAATTTTTGATGGACGCAGTTTTGTGTTGAATCGTCAAGGTGAAATTGTCTGTCGTGCTAATGGTTTTACAACTGATTTGGTAATAGTGGAATTTGATCAGGCGCAGCGAGATTTACAGTTGAGTTCTGTAGCACCTGCATATATTTCAGAAGAGGAAGAAATTTGGCAGGCTTTGGTGTTGGGAGTCCGCGATTATGCCCAGAAATGCGGTTTTTCTAAAGTGGTGCTGGGTTTAAGTGGGGGAATTGATTCGGCATTAGTAGCTGCGATCGCATCCGTAGCCCTTGGTAAAGAAAATGTCCTCGGTGTCCTCATGCCTTCTCCCTACAGTTCATCACATTCTGTTAGTGACGCTTTGGCATTAGCGGCAAATTTGGGTATCCAAACCACTACTTTAAAGATAGGGGAATTAATGGCAGGGTTTGATCACACCTTAGCCGATTTGTTTGCTGGGACAGAATTCGGCATTGCTGAAGAGAATATCCAATCACGGATTCGCGGCAATTTATTGATGGCGATCGCTAACAAATTTGGTTATCTGCTATTATCCACTGGTAACAAGTCAGAAATGGCAGTGGGTTACTGCACCCTTTACGGAGATATGAATGGCGGGTTAGCTGTAATTGCTGATGTTCCCAAAACCCGTGTTTATTCACTGTGCCATTGGTTAAATCGGGATTGTGAAATTATCCCCCAAAATATTCTCACCAAACCACCCAGCGCTGAACTTAAACCCGGCCAAGTTGATCAAGATTCTCTACCCGACTACGAAATTTTAGATGACATCTTGCAACGCCTGATCCACAACCACCAATCAGCCGCCCAAATTGTTGCCGCAGGCCATGATCCGGTCATTGTCAACCGAATCATTCAGATGGTGGCACGTGCGGAATTTAAACGCCGACAAGCCCCCCCAGGATTAAAAATTACTGATCGCGCCTTTGGTACTGGTTGGCGAATGCCAATTGCCAGTAATTGGGCGGCTGTCAAAAATGCGTATCAAACTCAAACCATCCCCAGCCCTACATGA
- a CDS encoding tetratricopeptide repeat protein, with translation MYKRISVVIGALFLGFIAVSIPSVAQAQVLIAQTTNPQLKRLFEEGQRLVAARDYNGAIAVYQQAAKIEPRNAKIHSGIGYLYAQQGNFQPALASYRRAIALDINNGDYHYAVGYIKVNLGDTKGATQSYRRAIQLNRNHLNAYLGLGITQARMGDFTAANWAYQEAIKLNPNNAQTYEFMALMYKQRRQTSQANNVLRKARDLYQRRNDSAGVNRIDGMLRELGG, from the coding sequence GTGTACAAACGGATATCAGTTGTAATTGGTGCTTTGTTCTTAGGATTTATTGCTGTTAGTATCCCCTCGGTAGCTCAGGCTCAGGTACTGATAGCGCAAACGACAAATCCACAATTAAAGAGACTCTTTGAGGAAGGACAGAGGCTGGTGGCAGCTAGAGACTATAATGGCGCGATCGCTGTTTATCAACAAGCCGCTAAAATCGAGCCAAGGAACGCTAAAATTCATTCTGGTATCGGCTATCTCTATGCCCAGCAAGGAAATTTTCAACCAGCTTTAGCTTCTTATCGTCGTGCGATCGCTCTCGACATTAATAATGGTGATTATCATTACGCTGTGGGTTACATCAAAGTTAATTTGGGTGACACTAAGGGGGCGACACAATCTTACCGTCGTGCGATCCAGCTAAACCGTAACCATTTAAATGCTTATTTGGGATTAGGTATCACTCAAGCCCGGATGGGAGACTTTACAGCCGCTAATTGGGCTTACCAAGAAGCCATTAAACTTAATCCCAATAATGCCCAAACTTATGAGTTTATGGCTTTGATGTATAAACAGCGACGACAAACTTCACAAGCCAATAACGTGCTGCGGAAAGCACGCGACTTGTATCAACGGCGAAATGACTCGGCGGGAGTGAATAGGATAGATGGGATGTTGCGGGAGTTAGGAGGGTGA
- a CDS encoding YbjQ family protein — MIVTTTDVIQGAIIESYLGIVTAEVVYGSNFIRDFFASIRDIIGGRTASYERLFEQGQRRAIEELEQRAQRLGADAVIGIEFDTGTINLEQTGVLLLITATGTAVKMR; from the coding sequence ATGATTGTAACTACGACTGATGTGATTCAAGGTGCTATTATTGAATCATATTTAGGGATTGTGACGGCGGAAGTTGTGTACGGCAGTAATTTTATCCGAGATTTTTTTGCCAGCATTCGAGATATTATCGGTGGTCGGACTGCTAGCTATGAGCGTCTATTTGAGCAGGGACAGCGCAGAGCCATAGAAGAATTAGAACAACGCGCACAGCGTTTAGGCGCAGATGCTGTGATTGGAATTGAATTTGATACTGGCACAATCAATCTTGAGCAAACCGGAGTTTTGTTATTGATTACGGCCACGGGTACTGCTGTGAAAATGCGTTAA
- the sufR gene encoding iron-sulfur cluster biosynthesis transcriptional regulator SufR — protein sequence METIHQTSTKQDILEYLLKRSQATAFELAEVLDVSKQAIRRHLKDLETEDLVLYSSVQIGMGRPQHIYRLSRRGRDRLQRSLNNYQSDRYGEFAVSLLDTLAQTVGRDQVTSILQKQWERKAQEYRDRVGNGSLEERVANLVNLRKAEGFMAEYHSVESSQEDSFIFMEHNCAISNVAESFPSICGHELEMFAAVLPDCHVERTHWIIDGEHRCGYLVQARHTQSHSV from the coding sequence ATGGAGACTATTCACCAGACCTCAACCAAGCAAGATATTTTGGAGTATCTGCTTAAGCGCTCACAAGCAACTGCTTTTGAGTTAGCCGAAGTTTTAGATGTGAGCAAGCAAGCAATTCGTCGTCATCTCAAAGATTTGGAGACGGAAGATTTAGTTTTGTATTCATCTGTACAAATAGGTATGGGACGACCGCAGCATATCTATAGATTAAGCCGCCGGGGACGCGATCGCCTGCAACGGAGTTTAAACAATTATCAAAGCGATCGCTACGGTGAATTTGCTGTTTCACTGTTGGACACTTTAGCCCAAACCGTAGGCCGTGACCAAGTAACCTCGATTTTACAAAAACAGTGGGAGCGTAAAGCTCAAGAATACCGCGATCGCGTCGGCAACGGATCACTAGAAGAACGTGTAGCTAATTTAGTGAATCTGAGAAAAGCGGAAGGTTTTATGGCAGAATATCACTCTGTGGAATCCTCACAAGAGGATAGCTTTATCTTCATGGAACATAACTGTGCGATTTCTAACGTCGCTGAGTCGTTCCCTAGTATCTGCGGTCATGAATTAGAAATGTTTGCGGCGGTGCTACCAGATTGTCACGTAGAACGTACCCATTGGATTATCGATGGTGAACATCGTTGTGGCTATTTAGTGCAGGCTCGACATACACAATCACATTCAGTTTAA
- the sufB gene encoding Fe-S cluster assembly protein SufB: MSATVKTLVNQPYKYGFITDIEADTIPRGLNEDVVRLISSKKNEPQFMLDFRLKCYRQWLKMTEPTWPSVKYPAIDYQNIIYYSAPKKKKAKLNSLDEVDPTLLETFEKLGISLNEQKRLANVAVDAIFDSVSVATTFKDKLAEDGVIFCSISEALQEHPELVRKYLGSVVPPADNYFAALNGAVFSDGSFVYIPKGVKCPMELSTYFRINSGDTGQFERTLIVAEEGSYVSYLEGCTAPMYDTNQLHAAVVELVALDNAEIKYSTVQNWYAGDEKGKGGIYNFVTKRGLCQGVNSKISWTQVETGSAITWKYPSCVLVGDNSVGEFYSVALTNNMQQADTGTKMIHVGKNTRSTIISKGISAGNSSNSYRGLVKVNPTAKGARNYSQCDSMLIGDNAHANTFPYIQVQNNASKVEHEASTSKIGEDQLFYFAQRGISQEDAISMMISGFCKDVFNQLPMEFAVEADKLLSMKLEGSVG; the protein is encoded by the coding sequence ATGAGTGCCACTGTCAAAACCTTAGTCAACCAACCCTACAAGTACGGCTTTATTACAGATATTGAAGCTGACACTATTCCGCGTGGACTAAATGAGGACGTTGTTCGCTTGATCTCCTCTAAGAAGAACGAGCCACAGTTCATGTTAGATTTTCGCCTCAAATGTTATCGCCAGTGGCTAAAAATGACGGAACCAACTTGGCCGAGTGTCAAGTATCCAGCTATCGACTATCAGAATATTATCTACTACTCTGCGCCCAAGAAGAAGAAAGCCAAGCTCAACAGCTTAGATGAGGTAGATCCTACCCTACTGGAAACCTTTGAAAAATTGGGTATTTCCCTCAATGAACAGAAGCGACTAGCCAATGTAGCTGTCGATGCGATTTTTGATAGCGTTTCTGTTGCTACGACATTTAAGGATAAACTCGCCGAAGATGGAGTTATCTTTTGCTCAATTTCGGAAGCTTTACAAGAACATCCCGAACTGGTGCGGAAGTATCTGGGTAGCGTCGTTCCTCCAGCCGACAATTATTTTGCCGCTTTAAATGGTGCTGTATTCAGTGACGGTTCTTTTGTCTATATTCCTAAAGGCGTAAAATGCCCAATGGAATTGTCTACATATTTCCGTATTAACTCCGGTGATACGGGACAGTTTGAACGGACTTTGATTGTGGCTGAAGAAGGTAGCTATGTTTCCTACCTAGAAGGTTGCACTGCACCGATGTATGACACCAATCAATTACACGCAGCCGTGGTGGAACTTGTCGCCCTGGATAACGCGGAAATTAAATACTCCACTGTTCAAAACTGGTACGCCGGTGATGAAAAGGGTAAAGGTGGGATTTATAATTTTGTGACTAAGCGCGGTTTGTGTCAAGGTGTGAATTCTAAGATTTCCTGGACTCAAGTCGAAACTGGTTCGGCGATTACTTGGAAGTATCCTAGCTGTGTCTTGGTGGGTGATAATTCTGTGGGTGAATTTTACTCGGTAGCGCTCACAAATAATATGCAGCAAGCTGACACGGGGACGAAGATGATTCACGTGGGTAAAAATACTCGCAGTACGATTATTTCTAAGGGGATATCGGCGGGGAATTCTAGTAATAGTTATCGCGGTTTGGTGAAGGTGAATCCCACGGCTAAGGGTGCGAGAAATTATTCTCAATGCGACTCGATGCTGATTGGCGATAATGCCCATGCTAATACTTTCCCTTATATTCAGGTGCAGAATAACGCTAGTAAGGTGGAGCATGAAGCTTCTACTTCTAAGATTGGTGAGGACCAATTGTTTTATTTTGCTCAACGGGGTATTTCTCAGGAGGACGCTATTTCGATGATGATTAGCGGTTTCTGCAAGGATGTTTTTAATCAGCTACCTATGGAGTTTGCGGTGGAGGCTGACAAGCTTTTGAGTATGAAGTTGGAAGGTAGTGTTGGGTAA
- the sufC gene encoding Fe-S cluster assembly ATPase SufC: protein MIIENSDVVLSVKDLTASVDGTPILKGLNLEVRAGEVHAIMGPNGSGKSTFSKVLAGHPAYEVTGGEVIFEGKNLLEMEPEERARLGVFLAFQYPLEIPGVSNLDFLRVAYNSRRKAQGLEELDAFDFDDLIEEKLDVVKMNPSFLNRSLNEGFSGGEKKRNEILQMALLEPKLGILDETDSGLDIDALRIVADGVNQLASPENATIMITHYQRLLNYIVPDFVHVMANGKILMSGGKDLALELEERGYDWVLEGAEVGV, encoded by the coding sequence ATGATTATTGAAAATAGTGATGTTGTGCTGTCGGTTAAGGATTTGACGGCTAGTGTTGATGGGACTCCGATTTTGAAGGGGTTGAATCTTGAGGTTCGGGCTGGGGAAGTTCATGCGATTATGGGACCGAATGGTTCTGGTAAGAGTACTTTTTCTAAGGTTTTGGCTGGACACCCGGCTTATGAGGTGACTGGTGGTGAGGTGATTTTTGAAGGTAAGAATTTACTGGAAATGGAACCGGAGGAACGGGCTAGATTAGGTGTGTTTTTGGCGTTTCAATATCCGTTGGAAATTCCAGGTGTGAGTAATCTGGATTTCTTACGGGTGGCTTACAATTCTCGCCGCAAGGCTCAGGGTTTGGAGGAGTTGGACGCTTTTGATTTTGATGATTTGATTGAGGAAAAGTTGGATGTGGTGAAGATGAATCCTTCTTTTCTCAACCGCAGTCTGAATGAAGGGTTTTCTGGTGGTGAGAAGAAGCGGAATGAAATTCTGCAAATGGCTCTGCTAGAACCAAAGTTGGGTATTCTGGATGAGACTGATTCAGGCTTAGATATTGATGCTCTGAGAATTGTGGCTGATGGTGTGAATCAATTGGCTAGTCCAGAAAATGCCACGATTATGATTACTCACTATCAACGTTTGCTGAATTATATTGTGCCGGATTTTGTCCATGTGATGGCAAATGGAAAAATTCTCATGAGTGGTGGTAAGGATTTGGCGCTGGAATTGGAAGAGCGCGGTTATGACTGGGTTCTGGAAGGTGCTGAGGTGGGTGTGTAA
- the sufD gene encoding Fe-S cluster assembly protein SufD, whose amino-acid sequence MTIQVSPSPVPNSNAVSLTSTLLNKDSYLTGLLDEVTTPQAADYLQELRQGAANWVRHSSIPTTREEEWRFTDLSALRQVQFHLETQLKSVDISALTLPEAVNSRLVFVNGVYAPDLSAVADLPSGVVVGNLAGFSKSQQEIVKQYLAQAEGSQEVFTALNTAGISDAAVVWVAKNVIVETPIHLLFIAVAGDTATISQPRCLVVAETGGSVTVVEDFINRRGAEDAEGVYLTNAVTEVWLGENAQVSHTRIEREGTEAFHVGKTAVTQARDSRYTCHALSFGGKLSRHNLEILQTGEQTETTLNGLTMISGRQVGDTHSAIALNYPHSTSTQLHKCIVGDRAHAVFNGKVFVPKAAQLTNAGQLNRNLLLSSKARVDTKPQLEITADNVKCAHGATVSQLEDDEIFYLQSRGINENDARKLLINAFAAEIINQIPVKSLQAVLLNTVNSLKSLTND is encoded by the coding sequence ATGACTATTCAAGTTTCTCCTAGTCCGGTTCCTAACTCAAATGCTGTCAGCTTGACTTCTACTCTGTTAAATAAAGATAGTTATCTAACTGGGTTGTTAGATGAAGTAACTACACCACAAGCAGCAGATTACTTGCAGGAATTACGCCAAGGTGCTGCTAATTGGGTGCGTCATTCCAGTATCCCTACTACCCGTGAGGAGGAATGGCGGTTTACTGATTTGTCAGCGCTGCGTCAGGTGCAGTTTCATCTGGAAACACAATTAAAATCAGTTGATATTTCGGCTTTAACTTTACCAGAGGCTGTTAATAGTCGTTTGGTGTTTGTTAATGGTGTCTATGCGCCGGATTTATCCGCAGTTGCAGATTTACCTTCTGGGGTTGTAGTCGGTAATTTGGCGGGTTTTTCCAAGTCTCAGCAAGAAATTGTTAAACAGTATTTAGCTCAAGCTGAGGGTTCACAGGAGGTTTTTACTGCTCTCAATACTGCTGGAATATCTGATGCGGCGGTGGTTTGGGTGGCTAAAAATGTGATTGTGGAAACTCCTATTCATCTGTTATTTATTGCGGTTGCTGGTGATACAGCGACGATTTCTCAGCCGCGTTGTTTGGTGGTGGCTGAAACTGGTGGTAGTGTGACTGTGGTGGAAGATTTTATTAACCGCAGAGGCGCAGAGGACGCAGAGGGGGTTTACCTGACTAATGCGGTTACGGAAGTTTGGCTCGGTGAGAATGCTCAGGTGAGTCATACTAGAATTGAGCGCGAAGGTACAGAGGCTTTTCATGTGGGGAAGACTGCTGTTACTCAAGCTCGTGATAGTCGATATACTTGTCATGCTTTGAGTTTTGGCGGTAAGTTATCGCGCCACAATTTAGAAATTCTGCAAACTGGTGAACAAACCGAAACGACTCTCAACGGTTTGACGATGATTTCTGGTAGACAGGTGGGTGATACTCACAGTGCGATCGCACTTAATTATCCCCATAGTACCAGCACACAGTTACATAAGTGCATTGTCGGCGATCGCGCTCATGCAGTATTCAATGGTAAGGTGTTTGTGCCGAAAGCCGCACAGTTAACAAATGCCGGTCAATTAAATCGCAATTTATTGTTATCATCAAAAGCCAGAGTTGATACTAAGCCGCAGTTGGAAATTACCGCCGACAACGTGAAATGCGCTCATGGTGCTACCGTCAGCCAGTTGGAAGACGATGAAATCTTTTATCTCCAAAGTCGGGGAATTAACGAAAACGATGCGCGTAAGTTGTTAATTAATGCCTTTGCTGCCGAAATTATCAACCAAATCCCAGTCAAATCTCTACAAGCAGTCCTATTAAACACAGTCAATAGTCTCAAGTCTTTGACTAATGACTAA
- a CDS encoding SufS family cysteine desulfurase, giving the protein MTFTPTKTLADKVRADFPILHQEVNGKPLVYLDNAATSQKPLFVLNILRDYYEQYNANVHRGAHTLSAKATDAYEGARDKVAKFINAASRQEIIYTRNASEAINLVAYSWGMNNLQAGDEIIMSVMEHHSNIVPWQLVSQKTGAVLKFVELTPEGSFDLEQFKKLISDKTKLVAVSHVSNTLGCINPVAEIAKITHKYGAKLLVDGCQSIPHMPVDVQQIDCDWLVASGHKMCAPTGIGFLYGKLEILESMPPFFGGGEMIADVYLDHSTYAELPHKFEAGTPAIAEAIALGAAVDYLSNIGMDKIHAYEAELTAYLFQQLEQIPQITIYGPKPNAKGEGRAALAAFTAADVHPNDLSTLLDQEGVAIRSGHHCTQPLHRYLALPGTARVSLSFYNTREEIDIFIKALKETLDFFAGFLA; this is encoded by the coding sequence ATGACTTTCACCCCTACCAAAACCCTAGCTGATAAAGTTCGCGCTGATTTCCCGATATTGCATCAGGAAGTTAACGGGAAACCTTTAGTTTATCTGGATAATGCAGCTACTTCCCAAAAACCTTTGTTCGTGTTAAACATCCTGCGGGATTATTACGAACAATATAATGCTAATGTGCATCGTGGCGCTCATACTCTGAGTGCTAAAGCCACTGATGCTTATGAAGGTGCGCGAGATAAAGTAGCTAAATTTATTAATGCTGCTTCACGTCAGGAAATCATCTACACCCGCAACGCCAGTGAAGCCATTAACCTGGTAGCTTACAGCTGGGGGATGAACAATTTGCAAGCAGGGGACGAAATTATTATGTCGGTGATGGAACACCACAGTAATATCGTTCCTTGGCAACTTGTATCACAAAAAACGGGTGCGGTGTTAAAGTTTGTGGAATTGACACCAGAAGGAAGTTTTGATTTAGAACAGTTTAAAAAACTGATTTCTGACAAGACTAAATTAGTTGCTGTGAGTCATGTTTCTAATACTTTGGGATGTATTAATCCAGTCGCAGAAATTGCGAAGATTACTCACAAATACGGTGCAAAATTATTAGTTGATGGTTGCCAAAGCATACCACATATGCCCGTGGATGTGCAACAAATAGACTGTGATTGGTTGGTTGCTTCCGGTCATAAAATGTGCGCCCCCACTGGCATAGGATTTTTGTATGGTAAATTGGAAATCTTAGAATCAATGCCGCCATTTTTTGGTGGGGGTGAAATGATTGCAGATGTGTATTTAGATCATTCTACCTACGCCGAATTACCCCATAAATTTGAAGCTGGTACTCCTGCAATTGCGGAGGCGATCGCCTTGGGTGCTGCGGTAGATTATCTTAGTAATATTGGCATGGATAAAATCCACGCCTACGAAGCCGAACTCACAGCGTATTTGTTCCAACAATTAGAGCAAATACCCCAAATTACAATTTACGGCCCCAAACCCAACGCCAAAGGGGAAGGAAGGGCTGCATTAGCTGCATTTACAGCCGCAGATGTTCACCCCAATGACTTATCGACATTATTAGATCAAGAAGGCGTAGCGATTCGTTCTGGACACCACTGCACTCAACCATTACACCGTTACTTAGCTTTACCGGGAACCGCACGGGTAAGTTTATCTTTTTACAACACCCGCGAAGAAATTGACATTTTCATCAAAGCGCTTAAGGAAACTCTGGACTTTTTTGCTGGTTTCCTGGCTTAA
- a CDS encoding TerC family protein, translated as MLDHIFDYLHFNFSVEAPIVLLILVLLEAVLSADNAIALAAIAQGLEDKELERKALNFGLVVAYVLRISLILTATWIQKYWQFELLGAAYLLWLVFQHFTSEEAKDEHHHGPRFNSLLQAVPVIAFTDLAFSLDSVTTAIAVSQEKWLVLTGATIGIITLRFMTGLFIRWLDEFKNLEDAGYITVAFVGFRLLLRVINDNLVPPEWAVISAIALVLVWGFSVRNVIEEVPELEPEKSQVSK; from the coding sequence ATGCTAGACCACATTTTTGATTACCTTCACTTTAATTTCAGCGTTGAAGCCCCGATAGTGCTGCTAATCCTGGTTCTATTAGAGGCGGTGCTATCTGCTGATAACGCGATCGCCCTCGCTGCGATCGCCCAAGGATTAGAAGACAAGGAACTCGAACGTAAAGCCCTCAACTTTGGTTTAGTCGTTGCTTATGTGCTGCGAATTAGCCTGATTCTTACTGCCACTTGGATACAAAAATACTGGCAATTTGAATTATTAGGTGCTGCCTATTTGCTGTGGTTGGTGTTTCAACACTTTACCTCAGAAGAAGCCAAAGACGAGCATCATCACGGCCCCCGTTTTAATTCTTTGTTGCAAGCCGTACCTGTAATTGCCTTTACAGATTTAGCATTTTCCTTGGATAGTGTGACTACTGCGATCGCGGTTTCTCAAGAAAAGTGGCTAGTGCTGACTGGTGCAACAATTGGCATCATTACCTTGCGATTTATGACCGGATTATTTATCCGTTGGTTAGACGAATTTAAAAACCTCGAAGATGCCGGTTATATCACCGTAGCGTTTGTCGGTTTTCGCCTGTTATTGCGAGTGATTAACGATAATTTAGTCCCACCAGAATGGGCAGTAATTTCTGCGATCGCGCTGGTTCTCGTCTGGGGATTTTCTGTGCGTAATGTCATTGAAGAAGTACCCGAATTAGAACCAGAAAAAAGTCAAGTTTCCAAATGA